ATCAAACTTATCGCTAGTGATCCATATACTGTAACTGTAAACATATGCATAGATcgtattttataaatttcctATTTGCATACCTATACCCGCAGCTAACTCATAATCAACTAAATATGTATTTCCGCGAATTACCAATCAGTTCAATGGATTTAGCTTTGAATTGGTCATTTGGCGAGAGTCCCTGCCCCCGAGAAGCATCCAACACCCACTCCAGAGCCCAGTTCCTTCGCATAATCCTTTCAGAATCcgttaaaatgtaaatatttcaggagagttttcaagaaaataaaaatagtgtTAACGTTCACACACAAAACactttatttttcatttaatttaaggGCACTTTTACTAATCTCCTATAATATTCTCTAAAGGGGTCATGGGTCCCGCATCTTTAACCATTTCCCTTAAAGCTTTAACCACAAAGTCCATGGAAAACCTATTCTTGAGGTCCATATCCCAACAGGCCTTCAAGAGGCATAATAAATCCTGGCTACAGGGTACAGTAATGTCCTCCAAGTTTGGTCGTCCATCTACGGGGGATTTCATTGAATTGCATAAGAattagtaaaaataataaatactcTTACTTTGACAGACATGTTCCTTTAAGAAAAATGGAGTGTCGAACTCCGGGAAAGGCTCCTTCCGCGCCAGTATCTCCCACACGCTTATGGCCCAACTGTACACATCGCACTTTTCCGTATAGTGATCTTTATACACCTGTCATAAAGATATTATGAAGATTATTTGGAATTAATATCCAAAATAGAAGCTAACCTCTGGCGCCTTGTATCTACAAGTACCCACATCCACAGTCATTGATATTGTGAGGTCCACCACAGTGCCAAAATCACAAATCTTCAGAATCCGGCCCTGATTTCCCAGCAGAGCATTTCGAGGCTTGACGTCGCGATGAACCACCGCCTTGGGCGTCATGGCATGCATATGGGCGATCCCCTGGAAACCCAAACGAGTTTATCTTAATGGCACCTATTCTCATATAGTATTCTAATACTTGAGCCATTTGCAGAGCCCAGTTCAGGGAATGGGACATGGTGTAACTGGGTTTCCGATCCGCGTGCAGGAAGCTATGTAAGGATCCACCGTCCATGTACTCCACCAGCAGGTGATACAAATCGTCGTGCATGCTGACTCCGTATAGCTCTATAATGTTCTCGTGACGCACCTTGGACAGTTGGTTGATTTCTCTATCGATTACTTCAGCTTCCACACCGTAGTTAAGTCTCTTCACAGCAATTTTGAGATTCCGCCAATCGGCTTTGAAAACTTGGCCGTAGCTTCCACCACCGATTCGCTTAAAAAGTAAACAATTAACCAAAATTAATCTATTAATTAATCTATCTAGTAGCTTCTCTACCTTCATTGATGAAATTTCCTCGTAGGGAATAATATCAACCTCCACCGCCGTCATGTTTCTTAACACTGAACTGCCTTTTCAAACATAAATTGCAATTTAGGAACCGATAAGGTTCTAGGGAACCGATAAGAAGGGAGATAAGACCTCTTATTCAAGTGGATAACtaactattattttaatctaatataaaaataatgcaaataCTAACATTTTGTTTAGTTTACAATCATATATAATCAATTACTTAAGGCttatacaaatttaaattggAATAAGAACTATATTTGAAACTAGACCTTATCATTATCATCGCAGCTACGAAAATGTTTAGTCCTTTTTGGCGATTAGGCCCTGTTTCTTGAGTTGGCGCAGCGCGCACTTGGCAGCCGTACACTTGGCAATGCGATAGTTGCGCCCGATCCCGCGGAAGGTGCCCTTGCAGAACACATCGACGGTGACGCGAACCCGGCGACCGTCGGCCAGCTTCTCCGGCTTGCCGAACTTGGCCGTCTCCGGTTCCAGTTCAAGGAGCTCTCGTATGGGCGACTTTGGCACTGAGTTACTAAACTGCTCAATCTCCGGACTCATCATATTGCTGTAAACCTGCCACACCACATCCAAGGACATATTTGAATCCAAAAAGATGGCCCCGGCAATCGACTCGAAAACATCGCCCAACGCCTTGGGCACCTCAACGTCCTCGGCATCGTCGCACTCCTCCTCGGACAGCAGGTAatactgaaaataaaaacgtgTTTTAGTAACCAGCCATACCTGGTTGATGCTTCACTCACCTCCTCACTTATGCTGTGGCCGTTTTCCTGTTGGATTCGAACGAAACGATCGATGACATCGTTAAGTCCGGGAGACAGATGACGGAAGAACTTGTGGAAACCATGTCGCACAGCCAGGGAGGCGAAGATGGTGTTGTTGACTAGCGCGGATCGCAAGTCGGTCAGAGCGCCTGGCGAGTGCTGGCGGGGATCCTCATACAGGTGCCGTGTGATGAGATAGTCCAGAACAGCGTCCCCGAGGAACTCCAGTCGCTGGTAGCAGTCGGTGAGGCGATTGGGGGTGTAGCTAGCATGCGTCATGGCCTGAAGTAAGTAGGAGCGATCGCGGAACCTGTAGCCCAGACTAGCCTCAAACTCCTCAAATCCACTCAGTAGTTGATCAAGCTCTCCCGCAGCATTGGGAGCAAAGTGCAGCAAAGGACTACGCGGGGTGGGCCATGCACCATAGACGGTGACCATGCCTTCCGCGTCCGATTTGCTGCTCCCTGGAACTCGTTTGGCCTCCTCCTTCTCCGCTGGCTGCCTAGTGAAGGGAAGAACTCGTATGCCCAGCCAGGCCATGAAGAGCAGTGCTCCTCGCGGTCCACATTCGATGAGGTAAGCTCCAATCAAAGCCTCCACGCAGTCAGCTATGGACTTATCCGGGATACTGTGCTGCGATACAAGGTTGTAGGGTATGAAGCAACTAAAGTCGTTGCAGCTGTCGTTGGATTCATCCAACTGGCCGGTCTGGAGCCCATTCTGCTCCAGACCCAATGCCTCGGCCTTCTCGCGAACCATTTCGCAGATCTGTACACTGCTGAGGTTCTTGATGTCCAGCAGATCGGCCAGCTTCCAGTGGTGCGTCGGAATTTTGGCCTCAATCAGAGCCTTTTCCAGCTCCTTGGGGACGTAGTAGCAGGGGGGCAGCCAGTTGTCGTGCGGCTCGAATTTCGTGGCTATCATGTACTCGCCCAACCGCTTACGTCGCCCCAGACGGTACAGATTGAGATTGGCCACTTGCTTGGAACGCAGGTGGCTCAACTTGCCCTCATGCACATTCTCATAGGTGATGTAGAGGTAGGTAGTGATGGCATACTTCAGAAAGGAGTCTCCAATGGTCTCTAGACGCTCCAGATTAATGCCATCGTTGGCATTCGACATGGTCAGGGCTTGGAGGATAATGCTAGGACTTGGTCCCGGATGGCCCACCAGGCCAGGCTGCCGATCGAAGCTGAATCCCTTCGGTAACGTTGAGGATGGTGTGGCTTTTTCGGGCACTGACGGAAGAATCTTCTTTCGTTCGTATTGCAAAGTTAGCTGCTTGTTCTCCAAGTTGAGCCTGTTGTGGTCGTTGTAGTTGTCGAAACTATCCCCACAGCCGAGAACCTGGTAGACCTCTCCCCCATTTTTGGCCACCCAATCAGCATTGAGCTCCACCAGATCCGCCAGCTGCAGCTGCTTTCTGTTGACTAGCTTATCTGCTAGTTGAGCCTCCTCCACATATGGAAGTAAGTGCTTCAGCAACTCCAGCATTGAATCTTTACCATGCTGGGCTTCTACGGAGTCCTGCCGCTTGAGGATTAACTCCTCGTTGTGAGGCACCAGCATGCCGCAGCTTCTGATCTCCTCCTGGAGCCTTGATATCGACTGCTCATAATCACCGCTGGACACCTGTAAGCTTTCTTGCAGCTCCTGCTCGAAATTGAAGCCGATTAGCAGGTTCTTGGTTTCTTGGTACTGCCGCTCATTGGCGTTCGTGGCCTGGATAATGGAGAGTTGCTTCTGGCGTTTTTCCACCTCCTGGGCCGTCTCGATGGTCTCCGCCTCGTTCTTCGAAGTAAAAGCAATGCGGCCCGCATCAATTTCATCCTCCACATCGTCATCGTCCGTGCTGTAATTGTGGTGCATGTAGTTGAGAGGTCCGACCTGGTCGTCGTCATCATAACTGGAGCCAAGCGAGTTGTCCGAGTCGTAGTAGCTATAGGTGGGCTTTACAGAACCCTTGGCTTTCGCATTACCAGTCGGTTGGGGTTGGGTGCGTTTTGGTTGCTTGAAGCCTCCCTCACTATTGCTCACATCCCAGAACGTGGGCGATCCATAGCGGGTCTGCTGGTCGCctaaaaaataacattttctttaaattcagtttcctaaataatttttaaaaatcttacaGAACTTGACGTTGGCCGGCAGAACTGGCAGGTAGGACTCGTCCTCCTCATCATCCTCGTTGTTGAAACTGGCTATGTCATCTGCCATGTCATTCGACCAAGTGCCAATTTCAATAAAGTCGTCCGCCTCCTGAAGCTTCTGCTCCCCTTCGATTATAAGTTCGTTGGCACTCTTCTCTACCTTATCCGCGTTTGATTCCGCCTCCACAACGGTGTCCTTTTTCTTAGAGTCCTCCTGGCCTTCTTTAGCGTCTTTACTGTTCGCTTCCACATCCTTTCCCACATCTCTTTGCTTGGACTCGCGAGATTTCTTCAAAACCTCGGACAGACTCCAACCAAAGTCCAGCATGGGCCACTGGAAACCTTCGTCTTCGATTTGTTGCTTTCCCAGTCCCAGATCCGCAGAGACCTGCTTTCGAATGTCGTCGGCCAGAAGGAGGCCATTGATGCGGTACAGGATGCAGGGCAGGCACACGGCTGTGCGCCACAGCGAAGCGGGAAATGGGTGCACTGTACACAGCTCGGGTACAAGGATCTGTTTCTGTTCGAGATTTTCTCGTTTGGCCCGTTTCGTCTCCTCCGAACTGGTGGGCAGGGCCACGCCTTTGCGATTCACGTACCGCGGAGTCAAAAAATTCAGGCGGGCACTCGTGTGGTCGACGTCCAGCAAAGGTTGCGAGGCATTTTGGATGTTTAGCCCGTACTTGGCATAGTAGTAATGCTTAAACGTGCGATACTGCTCGCCAGGGAAGCAGCTGAGCGGTGACAGGTGTGGGCAGATCTCGGCGACATAGAAGTATTGGGGCTGATCCTGGTTGCGATACCAAGGCATAACAACGGCGTCCTGGAAGCGCTGGCCATCGAACGGTTTCGCCAATCGCTCCTCGTCGGGCACCTCTCGCGGCATGGTGTTTCCATTAGCCTGGATCAGGTCCAGAAACTTCCAGTCGATCATCTTCCCACCCGCTGCCATTTTCACCGTCGGCACAATAAAGACGCAGTTCTCAGTAGAATCGGGATCAAAGAGCATTAGAAACTTTTGCAGGCGAAGTACATTGGTGAAGGTGTAGTTTAAAAATCCGTTAATGCACCCGATCTGCTCGCTGGTCAGCACCACTTGCTCCTTGGCCAGTTCGAGGGAAACCTTTACTTCCCCAGACCGGGTGAAGATCGAGAAGGCGCTCAGTTTTGGAATTCGTTTGGTGGTAAGGATCCCGAATCCCTGCTGAGCATCCTCGGGTGGATAGATTTTCCGACCACGAGTATTTTGCTCTTCGGGAATGGGGCATTGCAGGGTTAGCTGGATGAAATAAAGGTAGCAGGCCGCCCCGGCCACTGGACGGCAGTCACAGAACTCGGACGCTATTCGTTTGTAGTAGTACTGTCTTCTCTTCGTCGTACCAGGTCGAGGTTCGTCGCTCATCTGGACAATCTGTTCGTCCTCAGGCTCCAAATCGAAGCACTCCCAGTCAGCCTCTAGGGCACGGAAGCCCTCCTTGCCAATTGGCTGCAGCTGGTCATCCAGTTCGCCAATTCTATGAAGCTCCACGCAGGCTTGTAGGGCAGCCAGTCGCCTCGCCAAAGTTTGAGTGGGCATCGGAAGACcctaaaaatacaacaaatatGTGAAATAGACGAGTCTAGTCTAGTAAAGTAAAGCCACAACCCGACTTCCACCTACCACAATGTCATGTTTCAGTGGGGAATTGATGGGCAGTCGCAAGGTGTACTGATATAGCGTCTTTCCGGCCCGTTCGATCCTTGTACAGCGCCACAGTGCTGTCAGCTTCGTGAAGGTGTCGCTGGGCAGGCGAGCACAGTACTTGTTGATCAGGGCTATGGCCGACCCAAGATCCACAGAAGCCCCGGTTAGCAGCTGAGGCCTGGGTCGATAGGCCGCCAGGCAAGCACTGAAGCGTTCCGCATCACGTTGTTCCTGCTCCGATGGTTCCGTGTTGGCGCACTTGGACAGGAGCATTTGCTCGATTTCCCGATACTGAGCCATCTGGTGCACCagttttgttgttgtcctcGTGAGTCCATCAACGCAACCTTTTTCAAAGGGGGTTGAAGGACTAACAGCCTCAGACTCGGATGGAGTACTCAGTTCGCATTTAAAGCGTCTGGGTTTGCGTTCTACGCTACTTTcactggtggtggtgttgctAAGGCTGACAGCCTCGTCGCTGGAATTGCTGGTGTCCATCTGGACGGCAGGGTCATCCTGGATTTCCTGCAACTTAATATCGCACGCTGTGGGCGGCTGATTGCTAAGAACCTCAGGGTTCAGAATCTTCACCGTACCCCGAGCCGTCCCAAAGGTGTAGGGATCGGATCCGAGCGAATGTGGTATTGCCGAATCGTCCGAATCACTCTCCGCTTCTTGAGCTTCTCCTGCTGCTGGAGCGCCACAGATAAAGCGGTGACTGTCGTCGCTTAGCTTCACAGAATCTACGCCTGGGCTTTCGAAACTGGGTGCCACCAATATGACATGGTAAGCGGGAGCAGCTCGAGCACGGCCCTTGCACTGCACGTAGCTGCGATAGGTGGTGGGCGGATCCCAACGCACCACCAGATTGCACTTGGGCACATCGATGCCCTCCTCCAGGATCGAGGTTCCAATGAGAACATTGCAGTCGTGCATTCGGAAGCGTTTGAGCACTTCCTCCTGCCGCCGGTGCTCCAGTTCTGCCTCCTTGGGCTCTGTGGCGGGGTCGGCCACGCGATCCGTGGTATACTGGCAGCGCAGGAACTTGAGACTGGGGTCACGCCGGCTCATTTCCGCCAGAAGCTCGAAGAGCACCCGAGCAGTGTGATTTTGATTGCAATAAATTAAGGCGCAGAGCGTGTCGCTCCCGTCGTTCTGGTCGCGGTGATGCCTCCTCGTATAAATGCGTCTTCGAGTTCGAGGTTGAGTCCCTGTTCCGGTGGGTTTGCTTTTTCCTTGGCTCGGAGCATTAGTAGTCGAGTGAAAGTTGGTTTTTATTGGTTTCTTGTGGTCTGATAAGTGGAGAATGTGTTCCAGATTGGCCACCAGGGCTTTTGTTTCGTTGGGCGGCTGCTCCATCTGATCTACTAACCGGCATTTGTTTTCGAGAGCTTGTGATAGACGCCCGAAATCGGTCTGCTCCACCTGATGGCGCATTTTTCGTATTCCGTCCACTTGAGTGAGATTTTCCTCCGGTTTAAAGCAGCGCAGAGTTTGCAGTAGCCTCCGAACCTTGGGACTGGAGTAGCGCTCGACTATATGACGGGGATCCTCTCCGGCTGCCTGTTGCCGTTGGAACGTGTGATCGCAGAGAGCATGGAGCTGGGTTAGCGCTGTGCTCACCAGACAGTAGAGCAGGAAGTGACGCTCGTGGGGCGTCTTCACCTTCAGCTTTTCGTTGGTCTGGTAAAAATGCTGGGCAGCTCTTTGGGTGCACCACGGACCCATCTCGTGCAGCACAGCCAGCAGTGAATTAATGACGTTTAAGGGGTCCAGTTTGGGATCCGGAATGTCTGTAAGAAGATATTGTATTAGTTAATATGAATAAATTCTCTAATCTCTATAACCTTTTAGGTCCTCCATGAATTGGTCCGTGCCGTAGATCTCAAATGGGTCATAACGATGGTCTATCAAAAACGCTTTGTGGGTGTTCAGGACGTCGGCCAAGACTAGCGACAAGTCGTCCATTTCGTAGGGGGCACACTGAACAATGTATTCGTGAGGTCTGGAGCAGTACCGCAGCACTGTAACAATATCACTGGCCGTCTCAATTCGACAGAGAATATTCCTTTCGAGAGTGGCCAGCATGGCACTCAGTTCTTGCAGCTCACATTCGGCACTATGCAATGGTCCAGCTAGGCCAAGGATACGGGGTCGGTCTACAGGAGCTGCCGGAAGAATATGGTCCTCAAAGAGGGGCAGTAACCTGCGATACACTTCACTGTCGTGGCAATCCTCCAACACAATCAGTTCTACGCTCTTTAAAAGCAGTTCGCGTGTCTCCAGAAGTTCTATAAACCCCTCGGGCCGTAGGATAGATACATTGTAGTCGGTCCAGCAATGGCAGAAGGGCACCTGCATATCCGGTTGCTCTTGCCACACTTGCAGATCGGTCAGATGGGAAAGCATGGTGTAAATGGAAGAAGGCTCCTTGTCGCGACCAACCTGGGTGCTTAAATATACGCTGACCTTCCCGCGACATCGGGCCCGGCGGGAAAGCTCCTGGAGCAGCTTAAGGGCGATGAACTCCTTGGAGCTCCGATGGCCCAAGCATATTATGGTGTTTCGCTCAAAGGCGGAAGCCAACAACTCCACCTGGAAGTCGCGCGGCGTGAACACGGTGGTGTGTAGATTGTTATCGCACCAATGGAACGCCATTTCGGCGATATGGTGGTCCAGGGGATTCACAAATCTCTCGCTATTGGAACTATTTTAATGAAATCGTCCAAACACCGGCTTGCAGCATGCTAGTGTGACCGTTCTAGGTGCTTGATGAAATCCTTCAATGCATTTCATTATTATGTTTAGATAAATCGtcttaattttaaagaaaaggtttttttttaaatattaaatttattaaattaataactaaaataaaattgaatgtgtttatataaatttatgaaTGTTGTTGACGTTTTTCCTTCAAAAAGCAATCtaacaaataattttcaacACTTGGCCCCACTTTGCATTGCCTTCGAAAGAATAGCGCCCACTTTTCTGCTTTGTTTACcattaaactaaaataataaacaaataatttgtgtACAAACAATGCGGCGCTCAAAGGCTCCTTCCGTTCGCCGATCAGAAAAGTGGGGCAGTGAGCCACTTAATGTACCCAAGACTCCAGAGCCAGAGACGAGTCCCTCGTGCTCCTGGCCATCCAACAGTCCGCCCATGGAGTGGGGAACCGCCAAAGGATCGGAACAGTTGGGTCCAAGGGAACTGAAGCCCGGGGAGAATCCACTAAAGGAGAGTCGGATCTTTCATATACTCTGGCGGaatcaaacaacaaaaaagcacAAGACATGGACTGGAAATGGAACTCTTGTGATCAGTGCAGGAAAGATGACTTTAAAAGATGAGACGGGCAGGACTATCGACAGCATGAATTGCTTTAAGCAGCGGCAGGTTAAAGAGAACGACCAACTGCAAATCGGCAGCAAGGATGTGGAGGTTCAGGAGGAAATAAAGACAGTCGAAGAGTGCGTCGCCCAGCGGAAATTGGAAATTGCGTCGTGGTGCCAAAAAATAGATGCCAAAAATGGTTACATGGATGATCCGCCACCGGCCGAGAGTCCTTTGCCATTTAGATCACACGTTTTAAAGAAGAAAATGCGCCTGGAAAGTCCTGAAAAGCAGGAGAGTCTTTCGAATCCACCCCTTGCCAAGTCAACCCAAACCGAGTATATCTGTTTGGTGTCTCCATCTGAATTACAAAAGACAACTTTATCACTTTTTAAACAGATTTGTGGGAATTCTGAATTGGTAAGTAGTAAggtatatattatttaatttattgtagTATTTCTATTCTTTTAGGACCCTTCCGTTTTGATGGATTCTGCCTTGGACGTTTGTGATCATCCAGTGCTTCTTAAATCCCGAGTAAATCAAAGCAACAGCTTGCACTTAATGCAACTACTTCAGCCCCACTTGCCTCCTTGGCCAGAAATGGGAATCTATGACTCCTCCAAGTTCGAGTTTGTCCACGTAATGCTGGATGACTTAGTGGTGGAGCGGGGCCAAAAGTGCTGTATTGTGGCGAACAATCCAGATTGCTTGCGACTATTCAAGGGCTACTGCCAAAGCTGGGATATTGCACATGTAGAAATAGAAGATCAAGACCAAGTAGCCGTCTTCAACTCAACAGCGGAGGAATCAGCCATGGTGGCCTTGATTCTGACCAGCCAGCTGCAAAAGATACGAGATCTTCACTGCAGATACCTTATTATCTACAACCATAATGCAAGATCATTAGTAATCAATCTTTTGAATACAAACATAATAGACACTAATATATATACCCTGATCACCGCGGGCGGTTGTCCGGAGGAGCAACAATTTTTCGGAAACGAAAAGAGTGGACACTTTCTAGATGACATTGAAAATCATGTTGGAGAAAAAACAAATGGGTTCTGTGATAATAAGGATGTAAGTATACATatagtattattttaatcattttatttGAGATTTTTGGTTGAAGGTTTTGCCAAGTTGGATAAGAATGCAGCCTCCATTTGGCGAAGAAGTTAAGGtaacttttgttttgttatttttctaaaatatttatataaatgtattttttttaaaggaagtGTGTCCCTTTCATGACTTGGAAAGCCTTCAATTTatgtttatgaaaaaaaaactcaactaGAAAATAATTAGaacgaaataaaatatattttcactGAATACAaggcattaattaatattatttatataatattactGGTATTACTGTATAGGCTTTAGGTGTTTAGTTAAATATGTAAATTAAGAAGGATTTTTAAGAAGAATGATATACTTAATATAGTTATTTAATGTATTTAGATATTTAATATACGGTTAAGTATATCAAAACGGACACTATAATTGTTTGCGCCCTCGTTTTTAATAACTTCATCGCAGTTCACCAAAGTTCCCACGCCGAAATAATCCTCTAAACGTGCAGCCTGTTCATCGGTAACTTCTTCAGGAAAACCTATAggattaaacaaaataattaagatACTCAAGACTTTAGTTAAGAGTCGAAAACTTGCCAATCAGCTCCAGTTCTgaggtcacaatgggaaatttaAACTCTGCTGGGTATGGACGTATTTCGCTAATGTGAACCGGCCGAATATTGCCGTAATCCAGGAACAAGATGCTTGGATAGCCATCCCCCACAAGTTCCTGCGTCATACCACGACACCAATTTTCCTTATATTTGGCTACACACACCTCGCCTTTACTGAAATAGaacacatatttttaaaactgttttCTATCATGATTTTGGAT
The Drosophila bipectinata strain 14024-0381.07 chromosome 3R, DbipHiC1v2, whole genome shotgun sequence DNA segment above includes these coding regions:
- the Dcr-1 gene encoding endoribonuclease Dcr-1; the encoded protein is MAFHWCDNNLHTTVFTPRDFQVELLASAFERNTIICLGHRSSKEFIALKLLQELSRRARCRGKVSVYLSTQVGRDKEPSSIYTMLSHLTDLQVWQEQPDMQVPFCHCWTDYNVSILRPEGFIELLETRELLLKSVELIVLEDCHDSEVYRRLLPLFEDHILPAAPVDRPRILGLAGPLHSAECELQELSAMLATLERNILCRIETASDIVTVLRYCSRPHEYIVQCAPYEMDDLSLVLADVLNTHKAFLIDHRYDPFEIYGTDQFMEDLKDIPDPKLDPLNVINSLLAVLHEMGPWCTQRAAQHFYQTNEKLKVKTPHERHFLLYCLVSTALTQLHALCDHTFQRQQAAGEDPRHIVERYSSPKVRRLLQTLRCFKPEENLTQVDGIRKMRHQVEQTDFGRLSQALENKCRLVDQMEQPPNETKALVANLEHILHLSDHKKPIKTNFHSTTNAPSQGKSKPTGTGTQPRTRRRIYTRRHHRDQNDGSDTLCALIYCNQNHTARVLFELLAEMSRRDPSLKFLRCQYTTDRVADPATEPKEAELEHRRQEEVLKRFRMHDCNVLIGTSILEEGIDVPKCNLVVRWDPPTTYRSYVQCKGRARAAPAYHVILVAPSFESPGVDSVKLSDDSHRFICGAPAAGEAQEAESDSDDSAIPHSLGSDPYTFGTARGTVKILNPEVLSNQPPTACDIKLQEIQDDPAVQMDTSNSSDEAVSLSNTTTSESSVERKPRRFKCELSTPSESEAVSPSTPFEKGCVDGLTRTTTKLVHQMAQYREIEQMLLSKCANTEPSEQEQRDAERFSACLAAYRPRPQLLTGASVDLGSAIALINKYCARLPSDTFTKLTALWRCTRIERAGKTLYQYTLRLPINSPLKHDIVGLPMPTQTLARRLAALQACVELHRIGELDDQLQPIGKEGFRALEADWECFDLEPEDEQIVQMSDEPRPGTTKRRQYYYKRIASEFCDCRPVAGAACYLYFIQLTLQCPIPEEQNTRGRKIYPPEDAQQGFGILTTKRIPKLSAFSIFTRSGEVKVSLELAKEQVVLTSEQIGCINGFLNYTFTNVLRLQKFLMLFDPDSTENCVFIVPTVKMAAGGKMIDWKFLDLIQANGNTMPREVPDEERLAKPFDGQRFQDAVVMPWYRNQDQPQYFYVAEICPHLSPLSCFPGEQYRTFKHYYYAKYGLNIQNASQPLLDVDHTSARLNFLTPRYVNRKGVALPTSSEETKRAKRENLEQKQILVPELCTVHPFPASLWRTAVCLPCILYRINGLLLADDIRKQVSADLGLGKQQIEDEGFQWPMLDFGWSLSEVLKKSRESKQRDVGKDVEANSKDAKEGQEDSKKKDTVVEAESNADKVEKSANELIIEGEQKLQEADDFIEIGTWSNDMADDIASFNNEDDEEDESYLPVLPANVKFCDQQTRYGSPTFWDVSNSEGGFKQPKRTQPQPTGNAKAKGSVKPTYSYYDSDNSLGSSYDDDDQVGPLNYMHHNYSTDDDDVEDEIDAGRIAFTSKNEAETIETAQEVEKRQKQLSIIQATNANERQYQETKNLLIGFNFEQELQESLQVSSGDYEQSISRLQEEIRSCGMLVPHNEELILKRQDSVEAQHGKDSMLELLKHLLPYVEEAQLADKLVNRKQLQLADLVELNADWVAKNGGEVYQVLGCGDSFDNYNDHNRLNLENKQLTLQYERKKILPSVPEKATPSSTLPKGFSFDRQPGLVGHPGPSPSIILQALTMSNANDGINLERLETIGDSFLKYAITTYLYITYENVHEGKLSHLRSKQVANLNLYRLGRRKRLGEYMIATKFEPHDNWLPPCYYVPKELEKALIEAKIPTHHWKLADLLDIKNLSSVQICEMVREKAEALGLEQNGLQTGQLDESNDSCNDFSCFIPYNLVSQHSIPDKSIADCVEALIGAYLIECGPRGALLFMAWLGIRVLPFTRQPAEKEEAKRVPGSSKSDAEGMVTVYGAWPTPRSPLLHFAPNAAGELDQLLSGFEEFEASLGYRFRDRSYLLQAMTHASYTPNRLTDCYQRLEFLGDAVLDYLITRHLYEDPRQHSPGALTDLRSALVNNTIFASLAVRHGFHKFFRHLSPGLNDVIDRFVRIQQENGHSISEEYYLLSEEECDDAEDVEVPKALGDVFESIAGAIFLDSNMSLDVVWQVYSNMMSPEIEQFSNSVPKSPIRELLELEPETAKFGKPEKLADGRRVRVTVDVFCKGTFRGIGRNYRIAKCTAAKCALRQLKKQGLIAKKD
- the LOC108128795 gene encoding uncharacterized protein isoform X1 — encoded protein: MRRSKAPSVRRSEKWGSEPLNVPKTPEPETSPSCSWPSNSPPMEWGTAKGSEQLGPRELKPGENPLKESRIFHILWRNQTTKKHKTWTGNGTLVISAGKMTLKDETGRTIDSMNCFKQRQVKENDQLQIGSKDVEVQEEIKTVEECVAQRKLEIASWCQKIDAKNGYMDDPPPAESPLPFRSHVLKKKMRLESPEKQESLSNPPLAKSTQTEYICLVSPSELQKTTLSLFKQICGNSELDPSVLMDSALDVCDHPVLLKSRVNQSNSLHLMQLLQPHLPPWPEMGIYDSSKFEFVHVMLDDLVVERGQKCCIVANNPDCLRLFKGYCQSWDIAHVEIEDQDQVAVFNSTAEESAMVALILTSQLQKIRDLHCRYLIIYNHNARSLVINLLNTNIIDTNIYTLITAGGCPEEQQFFGNEKSGHFLDDIENHVGEKTNGFCDNKDVLPSWIRMQPPFGEEVKEVCPFHDLESLQFMFMKKKLN
- the LOC108128795 gene encoding uncharacterized protein isoform X2, producing MRRSKAPSVRRSEKWGSEPLNVPKTPEPETSPSCSWPSNSPPMEWGTAKGSEQLGPRELKPGENPLKESRIFHILWRNQTTKKHKTWTGNGTLVISAGKMTLKDETGRTIDSMNCFKQRQVKENDQLQIGSKDVEVQEEIKTVEECVAQRKLEIASWCQKIDAKNGYMDDPPPAESPLPFRSHVLKKKMRLESPEKQESLSNPPLAKSTQTEYICLVSPSELQKTTLSLFKQICGNSELDPSVLMDSALDVCDHPVLLKSRVNQSNSLHLMQLLQPHLPPWPEMGIYDSSKFEFVHVMLDDLVVERGQKCCIVANNPDCLRLFKGYCQSWDIAHVEIEDQDQVAVFNSTAEESAMVALILTSQLQKIRDLHCRYLIIYNHNARSLVINLLNTNIIDTNIYTLITAGGCPEEQQFFGNEKSGHFLDDIENHVGEKTNGFCDNKDVLPSWIRMQPPFGEEVKCVPFMTWKAFNLCL
- the Takl2 gene encoding mitogen-activated protein kinase kinase kinase 7 produces the protein MTAVEVDIIPYEEISSMKRIGGGSYGQVFKADWRNLKIAVKRLNYGVEAEVIDREINQLSKVRHENIIELYGVSMHDDLYHLLVEYMDGGSLHSFLHADRKPSYTMSHSLNWALQMAQGIAHMHAMTPKAVVHRDVKPRNALLGNQGRILKICDFGTVVDLTISMTVDVGTCRYKAPEVYKDHYTEKCDVYSWAISVWEILARKEPFPEFDTPFFLKEHVCQNGRPNLEDITVPCSQDLLCLLKACWDMDLKNRFSMDFVVKALREMVKDAGPMTPLENIIGD